One Streptomyces sp. SAI-135 DNA segment encodes these proteins:
- a CDS encoding YtxH domain-containing protein, whose product MRYKLTFVVGLTLGYVLGTRAGRERYEQLKKSARQVAQNPAVRNTAETAAQQGRQFAGKAYHVVSDKVGDRVPESVTQRVRSLRDRNTNGTAQDDWGTSSP is encoded by the coding sequence ATGCGCTACAAGCTCACGTTCGTGGTCGGACTGACTCTGGGTTACGTGCTGGGCACCCGTGCCGGGCGCGAACGCTACGAACAGTTGAAGAAATCCGCCCGTCAGGTCGCCCAGAACCCCGCCGTCCGCAACACCGCGGAGACGGCCGCCCAGCAGGGCCGCCAGTTCGCCGGCAAGGCGTACCACGTGGTCAGCGACAAGGTGGGCGACCGGGTGCCGGAGTCCGTGACGCAGCGGGTGCGCTCGCTGCGGGACCGCAACACCAACGGCACGGCCCAGGACGACTGGGGCACGAGCTCCCCATGA
- a CDS encoding FGGY family carbohydrate kinase encodes MGIVAGLDSSPDFTRIVVCDADTGAVLKQGYAPHPVEGRPSDVDPQAWLLSLGEAAGGGLLEGVQAIGVSAQQNAVVPLDAQGNTVRPAMVGGDKRAQVAAADLVDALGGREAWAQAVGCVPQAAQPVTKLRWLNKTEPDAALRTAVLLQAHDWLVWQLLGRPVRRTTDRGGASGTGYWSAATGAYRSDLVELALGHQAMLPEVIGPADAAGTTPEGLLISAGTGETMAAAFGLGIGLGDAVVSLGASGSVMAVHPEALVDNTGMITALADATGMHLPVVTTLNAVRTLRGAAEMLGLSDLESLSDLAMKSTPGAHGLVLLPYLEGERTPNLPHTAGTLTGLRRESMKPEHLARAAFEGMLCGLADALDVLRGRGVEVRRVFLLGAAAELSAVQASAPALFGAQVVVPQPADYAAIGAARQAAWALGVSQGTLDPRTPPMWQGPAAQVLEPGEELAVGQAVRQQFVSVREQTYPGAFR; translated from the coding sequence ATGGGGATAGTCGCCGGGTTGGACAGCTCACCCGATTTCACTCGCATCGTCGTCTGCGACGCGGACACGGGTGCCGTGCTCAAACAGGGGTACGCGCCGCACCCGGTCGAGGGGCGTCCGTCCGACGTGGACCCCCAGGCCTGGCTCCTGTCCCTCGGCGAGGCCGCCGGGGGCGGTCTCCTGGAGGGCGTGCAGGCCATCGGTGTGTCGGCCCAGCAGAACGCCGTCGTGCCGCTCGACGCCCAGGGCAACACCGTGCGCCCCGCCATGGTCGGCGGTGACAAGCGCGCGCAGGTCGCCGCGGCCGACCTGGTCGACGCGCTCGGCGGACGCGAGGCGTGGGCGCAGGCGGTGGGATGTGTCCCGCAGGCCGCGCAGCCCGTCACCAAGCTGCGCTGGCTGAACAAGACCGAGCCCGACGCCGCCCTGCGCACCGCCGTGCTCCTCCAGGCGCACGACTGGCTGGTGTGGCAGCTGCTCGGCCGGCCGGTGCGCAGGACCACCGACCGCGGCGGTGCCTCCGGGACCGGCTACTGGTCCGCCGCCACCGGCGCCTACCGCTCCGACCTCGTGGAACTGGCCCTCGGCCACCAGGCGATGCTGCCCGAGGTGATCGGCCCGGCGGACGCAGCCGGTACGACCCCGGAGGGCCTGCTGATCTCCGCCGGGACCGGGGAGACCATGGCCGCCGCCTTCGGGCTCGGCATCGGGCTCGGGGACGCCGTCGTGTCGCTGGGCGCGTCCGGGTCCGTGATGGCCGTGCACCCCGAGGCGCTCGTCGACAACACCGGGATGATCACCGCCCTGGCCGACGCGACCGGCATGCACCTGCCCGTCGTCACCACCCTGAACGCCGTACGGACCCTGCGCGGGGCCGCCGAGATGCTCGGGCTGAGCGACCTGGAGAGCCTGTCCGACCTGGCGATGAAGTCGACTCCGGGCGCCCACGGCCTCGTACTGCTGCCCTATCTGGAAGGCGAGCGGACGCCGAACCTGCCGCACACCGCGGGGACGCTGACCGGGCTCCGGAGGGAGTCGATGAAGCCGGAGCATCTGGCGCGGGCCGCGTTCGAGGGCATGCTGTGCGGGCTCGCCGACGCGCTCGACGTGCTGCGCGGCCGGGGGGTCGAGGTGCGGCGGGTCTTCCTGCTGGGGGCCGCCGCCGAGCTGTCCGCCGTACAGGCCTCGGCGCCCGCGCTGTTCGGCGCGCAGGTCGTCGTGCCGCAGCCGGCGGACTACGCGGCGATCGGTGCCGCCCGGCAGGCGGCCTGGGCGCTCGGGGTGTCGCAGGGCACGCTCGACCCGCGCACCCCGCCGATGTGGCAGGGTCCGGCCGCGCAGGTCCTGGAGCCGGGCGAGGAACTGGCGGTGGGGCAGGCGGTGCGGCAGCAGTTCGTGTCGGTGCGGGAGCAGACCTACCCCGGGGCGTTCCGCTAG
- a CDS encoding ABC transporter ATP-binding protein, translated as MLIRLLRTYLRPYRKPITVLVLLQFVQTCATLYLPTLNADIIDEGVVNGDTGYILSYGALMIGISLAQVVCNIGAVYYGARTAAALGRDVRAAVFDRVQSFSAREVGQFGAPSLITRTTNDVQQVQMLALMTFTLMVSAPIMCVGGIVLALGLDVPLSGVLVAVVPTLGICVTLIVRRLRPLFRSMQVRLDTVNRVLREQITGNRVIRAFVRDQYEEERFRKANTDLTEMSLRTGNLLALMFPVVMTTVNLSSIAVVWFGAHRIDSGGMQIGDLTAFLAYLMQIVMSVMMATFMFMMVPRAEVCAERVQEVLDTSSSVVPPSAPVRELRRHGHLEIRGAGFRYPGAEEPVLKAIDLVARPGEVTAVIGSTGSGKSTLLGLVPRLFDATDGEVLVDGTEVSTIEPKLLAKTVGLVPQKPYLFAGTVATNLRYGNPDATDEELWHALEVAQAKDFVSKLENGLDSPVAQGGTNVSGGQRQRLAIARTLVQRPEIYLFDDSFSALDYATDAALRAALAEETSEATVVIVAQRVATIREADRIVVLDEGRVVGTGTHRELMADNETYREIVLSQLTEAEAA; from the coding sequence GTGCTCATACGACTTCTGCGGACCTATCTCAGGCCCTACAGGAAACCCATCACCGTTCTGGTGCTGCTGCAGTTCGTGCAGACCTGCGCCACCCTCTACCTGCCCACGCTGAACGCGGACATCATCGACGAAGGCGTCGTGAACGGCGACACCGGCTACATCCTCAGCTACGGCGCCCTGATGATCGGCATCTCGCTGGCGCAGGTGGTGTGCAACATCGGGGCGGTGTACTACGGCGCCCGGACCGCCGCCGCGCTCGGCCGGGACGTGCGGGCGGCGGTCTTCGACCGGGTGCAGTCGTTCTCGGCACGCGAGGTGGGCCAGTTCGGCGCGCCCTCGCTGATCACCCGCACGACCAATGACGTGCAGCAGGTCCAGATGCTGGCCCTGATGACGTTCACCCTGATGGTGTCGGCGCCCATCATGTGCGTGGGCGGCATCGTGCTGGCGCTCGGCCTCGACGTGCCGCTGTCCGGGGTGCTGGTGGCCGTGGTGCCGACGCTGGGCATCTGCGTGACGTTGATCGTGCGGCGGCTGCGGCCGCTGTTCCGGTCCATGCAGGTCCGCCTCGACACGGTGAACCGGGTGTTGCGCGAGCAGATCACCGGCAACCGGGTCATCCGGGCGTTCGTCCGGGACCAGTACGAGGAGGAGCGTTTCCGCAAGGCGAACACCGACCTGACGGAGATGTCCCTGAGGACCGGCAACCTGCTCGCGCTGATGTTCCCCGTGGTCATGACGACGGTGAACCTGTCCTCGATCGCCGTGGTGTGGTTCGGCGCCCATCGCATCGACAGCGGGGGGATGCAGATCGGCGATCTGACCGCGTTCCTCGCCTATCTGATGCAGATCGTCATGTCCGTGATGATGGCCACCTTCATGTTCATGATGGTGCCGCGCGCCGAGGTGTGCGCCGAGCGTGTCCAGGAGGTCCTCGACACCTCCTCCAGCGTGGTGCCTCCCTCCGCCCCCGTCCGCGAGCTGCGCCGGCACGGGCACCTGGAGATCCGGGGGGCGGGCTTCCGCTACCCCGGCGCCGAGGAGCCGGTGCTCAAGGCGATCGACCTGGTGGCCCGGCCCGGTGAGGTGACCGCCGTGATCGGCTCGACCGGCAGTGGCAAGTCCACGCTGCTCGGACTGGTCCCCCGGCTCTTCGACGCGACCGACGGCGAGGTGCTCGTCGACGGCACCGAGGTGTCGACCATCGAGCCGAAGCTGCTCGCGAAGACCGTCGGGCTCGTCCCGCAGAAGCCGTACCTCTTCGCGGGCACGGTCGCCACCAATCTCCGCTACGGCAATCCGGACGCCACGGACGAGGAGCTGTGGCACGCGCTGGAGGTGGCGCAGGCCAAGGACTTCGTATCCAAGCTGGAGAACGGCCTCGACTCCCCCGTCGCCCAGGGCGGCACCAACGTCTCCGGCGGTCAGCGGCAGCGGCTCGCGATCGCGCGCACGCTCGTGCAGCGGCCGGAGATCTACCTCTTCGACGACTCCTTCTCCGCCCTCGACTACGCGACCGACGCGGCCCTCAGGGCGGCGCTCGCCGAGGAGACCTCGGAGGCGACCGTCGTGATCGTCGCCCAGCGGGTGGCCACCATCCGCGAGGCCGACCGGATCGTCGTCCTCGACGAGGGCCGGGTCGTCGGCACCGGCACCCACCGCGAGCTGATGGCGGACAACGAGACCTACCGGGAGATCGTGCTCTCCCAGCTCACGGAAGCGGAGGCTGCCTGA
- a CDS encoding ABC transporter ATP-binding protein — translation MAGPMGRMMAGGGPETRSLDFKVSGRRLLAQFKPERFTLYAMLACVVVSVGLNVVGPKILGQATDLVFAGIVGRQMPAGASKEEVLARMRERGDGQVADMLRSTDFTPGEGIDFTAVGHVLLFAVGVFLIAGLLMAVATRLVNRTVNRTMFRMREDVQTKMSRLPLSYFDKRQRGEVLSRATNDIDNIGQTLQQSMGQLINSLLTIIGVLAMMFWVSWLLALVALVTVPLSFVVATRVGKRSQPHFVQQWRSTGKLNAHIEEMYTGHTLVKVFGRQDESAAQFAEQNEALYEAGFKAQFNSGVMQPLMMFVSNLNYVLVAVVGGLRVASGALSIGDVQAFIQYSRQFSMPLTQVASMANLVQSGVASAERIFELLDAEEQEADPVPSAKPEELRGRVALEHVSFRYDPEKPLIDDLSLKVEPGHTVAIVGPTGAGKTTLVNLLMRFYDVSGGRITLDGVDIATMSRDDLRAAIGMVLQDTWLFGGTIAENIAYGAAREVTRGEIEEAARAAHADRFIRTLPEGYDTVIDDEGSGVSAGEKQLITIARAFLSDPVILVLDEATSSVDTRTEVLIQKAMAKLAHGRTSFVIAHRLSTIRDADTILVMENGSIVEQGTHTDLLEADGAYARLYKAQFAQAVAEVD, via the coding sequence ATGGCCGGGCCCATGGGGCGCATGATGGCAGGCGGCGGTCCCGAGACCCGCTCGCTGGACTTCAAGGTGTCCGGCAGGCGGCTGCTCGCCCAGTTCAAGCCGGAGCGGTTCACCCTCTACGCGATGCTGGCCTGCGTGGTGGTGAGCGTCGGCCTGAACGTGGTCGGACCGAAGATCCTCGGCCAGGCCACCGACCTGGTCTTCGCGGGCATCGTCGGACGGCAGATGCCGGCCGGGGCGAGCAAGGAGGAGGTCCTCGCGCGGATGCGGGAGCGCGGCGACGGTCAGGTCGCCGACATGCTCCGCAGCACCGACTTCACGCCCGGCGAGGGCATCGACTTCACCGCCGTGGGACATGTCCTGCTGTTCGCGGTCGGGGTGTTCCTGATCGCCGGACTGCTGATGGCGGTGGCGACCCGGCTGGTCAACCGGACCGTCAACCGGACGATGTTCCGGATGCGCGAGGACGTGCAGACGAAGATGTCGCGGCTGCCGCTGTCGTACTTCGACAAGCGCCAGCGCGGCGAGGTCCTGTCCCGGGCCACGAACGACATCGACAACATCGGCCAGACCCTCCAGCAGTCGATGGGCCAGCTCATCAACTCGCTGCTCACCATCATCGGGGTGCTCGCGATGATGTTCTGGGTGTCCTGGCTGCTGGCCCTGGTCGCGCTGGTCACCGTGCCGCTGTCGTTCGTCGTCGCCACGCGCGTGGGCAAGCGCTCGCAGCCGCACTTCGTGCAGCAGTGGCGCTCCACCGGCAAGCTCAACGCCCACATCGAGGAGATGTACACCGGGCACACCCTGGTGAAGGTGTTCGGCCGTCAGGACGAGTCGGCCGCGCAGTTCGCCGAGCAGAACGAGGCGCTGTACGAGGCCGGGTTCAAGGCGCAGTTCAACAGCGGGGTCATGCAGCCGCTGATGATGTTCGTGTCGAACCTCAACTACGTCCTGGTGGCGGTCGTCGGCGGTCTGCGGGTCGCCTCCGGTGCCCTGTCCATCGGTGACGTGCAGGCCTTCATCCAGTACTCCCGGCAGTTCTCGATGCCGCTGACGCAGGTCGCGTCGATGGCGAACCTGGTGCAGTCGGGCGTGGCCTCCGCGGAACGGATCTTCGAGCTCCTGGACGCAGAGGAGCAGGAGGCCGACCCGGTCCCGAGCGCGAAGCCGGAGGAACTGCGCGGGCGGGTCGCCCTGGAGCACGTCTCCTTCCGCTACGACCCCGAGAAGCCGCTCATCGACGACCTCTCGCTGAAGGTCGAACCCGGGCACACGGTCGCGATCGTCGGCCCGACCGGCGCCGGCAAGACGACCCTGGTCAACCTGCTGATGCGGTTCTACGACGTCTCGGGCGGCCGGATCACCCTGGACGGCGTGGACATCGCCACGATGTCCCGGGACGACCTGCGCGCCGCGATCGGCATGGTCCTCCAGGACACCTGGCTGTTCGGCGGCACGATCGCGGAGAACATCGCGTACGGCGCCGCGCGCGAGGTCACCCGGGGCGAGATCGAGGAGGCGGCGCGGGCGGCGCACGCGGACCGTTTCATCCGCACGCTCCCCGAGGGCTACGACACCGTCATCGACGACGAGGGCAGCGGGGTGAGCGCGGGCGAGAAGCAGCTCATCACCATCGCCCGGGCGTTCCTGTCGGACCCGGTGATCCTGGTCCTGGACGAGGCGACGAGTTCGGTGGACACCCGCACCGAGGTCCTGATCCAGAAGGCGATGGCCAAACTGGCCCACGGCCGCACGTCGTTCGTGATCGCCCACCGCCTGTCGACGATCCGCGACGCCGACACCATCCTGGTGATGGAGAACGGCTCGATCGTCGAACAGGGCACGCACACCGACCTGTTGGAGGCGGACGGCGCCTACGCCCGCCTGTACAAGGCGCAGTTCGCACAGGCGGTGGCAGAGGTCGACTGA
- a CDS encoding RNA polymerase sigma factor, protein MPESSERGRSVPSGSHTPAIPLNAYGTDSGEAADSAPEVPLPHSLAAIILEVAPVQTQTLTQTENSTDDTTEQDAEPDVLVAVPPQNRVVHHPEAEPDAPPAEALENVETEPVEAPEPPRGRVDTGGPSSDLFRQYLREIGRIPLLTAAEEVELARRVEAGLFAEEKLSNTPDLDSQLALDLDRLVVLGRMAKRRLIEANLRLVVSVAKRYVGRGLTMLDLVQEGNLGLIRAVEKFDYARGYKFSTYATWWIRQAMSRALADQARTIRVPVHVVELINRVVRVQRRMLQERGYEPTPEEVAAHLDLAPERVSEVLRLAQEPVSLHAPVGEEDDVALGDLIEDGDAASPVESAAFLLLREHLEAVLSTLGERERKVVQLRYGLADGRPRTLEEIGRIFGVTRERIRQIESKTLNKLRDHAFADQLRGYLD, encoded by the coding sequence GTGCCTGAGTCCTCGGAGCGCGGCCGATCCGTCCCCAGCGGGTCCCACACCCCCGCGATTCCGCTCAACGCGTACGGGACGGACAGCGGCGAGGCCGCCGACTCCGCTCCCGAAGTACCGCTGCCGCACTCCTTGGCAGCGATCATCCTGGAGGTCGCCCCCGTGCAGACCCAGACCCTCACACAGACCGAGAACAGTACGGACGACACGACAGAGCAGGACGCCGAGCCCGACGTTCTCGTCGCGGTGCCCCCGCAGAACCGTGTCGTGCACCACCCCGAGGCGGAGCCCGACGCCCCGCCCGCGGAAGCCCTCGAGAACGTGGAGACCGAGCCGGTCGAAGCGCCCGAGCCGCCCCGCGGCCGCGTCGACACCGGCGGCCCGTCCTCGGACCTGTTCCGCCAGTACCTGCGGGAGATCGGCCGCATCCCGCTGCTCACCGCGGCCGAGGAGGTCGAACTCGCCCGCCGGGTCGAGGCCGGCCTGTTCGCCGAGGAGAAACTGAGCAACACCCCCGACCTGGACAGCCAGTTGGCGCTCGACCTGGACCGCCTGGTCGTCCTGGGCCGGATGGCCAAGCGCCGCCTCATCGAGGCGAACCTGCGGCTCGTCGTGTCCGTCGCGAAACGCTACGTCGGCCGCGGCCTGACCATGCTGGACCTCGTCCAGGAAGGCAACCTGGGCCTCATCCGGGCGGTCGAGAAGTTCGACTACGCCCGCGGCTACAAGTTCTCCACCTACGCCACCTGGTGGATCCGCCAGGCCATGTCCCGGGCCCTCGCCGACCAGGCCCGCACGATCCGGGTCCCGGTCCACGTCGTCGAGCTGATCAACCGGGTCGTCCGCGTGCAGCGGCGCATGCTCCAGGAACGCGGGTACGAGCCGACGCCGGAGGAGGTGGCCGCGCATCTCGACCTCGCCCCGGAGCGGGTGAGTGAGGTGCTGCGCCTCGCCCAGGAGCCGGTGTCGTTGCACGCGCCGGTGGGCGAGGAGGACGACGTCGCCCTCGGTGACCTCATCGAGGACGGGGACGCGGCCTCGCCCGTTGAGTCGGCGGCGTTCCTGCTGCTCAGGGAGCACCTGGAGGCGGTGCTGTCCACCCTGGGGGAGCGGGAGAGGAAGGTCGTACAGCTTCGGTACGGGTTGGCTGATGGCCGTCCTCGTACCTTGGAGGAGATCGGGCGGATCTTCGGGGTGACCCGGGAGCGGATACGGCAGATCGAGTCCAAGACGCTGAACAAGCTGCGGGATCATGCTTTTGCGGATCAGCTGCGGGGCTATCTGGACTGA
- the dnaG gene encoding DNA primase, whose amino-acid sequence MAGRINDEDVKAVRDAVPIDAVVSEYLQLRNAGGGNLKGLCPFHDEKSPSFQVSPSKGLFHCFGCQEGGDTITFVMKVDHLSFSEAVERLAGQAGITLRYEEGGYNPSHQRGERIRLVEAHKIAADWYMEQLATSPEADTGRQFLAERGFDQAAAAHFSVGYSPQGWDHLTRFLRGKGFSDKEILLSGLAQEGRRGPIDRFRGRLMWPIRDIGGDVVGFGARKLYEADNGPKYLNTPDTAIYKKSQVLYGIDLAKKDIAKASRAVVVEGYTDVMACHLAGVTTAIATCGTAFGGDHIKILRRLLMDNGSARVIFTFDGDAAGQKAALRAFEDDQKFAAETYIAIAPDGMDPCDLRLAKGDDAVADLVEPRTPLFEFALRQIVVRYDLDTPAGRAAALDEAAPIVARIKNSGAQHEVAVQLAGMLGILDTQFVVKRVAQLARWARDRGGKGPAPAGRGPQQPSYDGAHRPAFSGPALTLRNPVYATERELLKLALQRPDLVSPAFDAYGIDEFTAPPYAAVRQAIMDAGGAEYGVQDSQDYLVRVREAAPDDAVRAMVTELAVEAIMRRTVDEVYAGTVLVQVRRRAVERRIQEIQGTLIRLGTGGDPAHLAAVQNEMWVLQQYDQALREHGAAAL is encoded by the coding sequence GTGGCAGGACGGATCAACGACGAGGACGTGAAGGCGGTACGGGACGCGGTCCCGATCGACGCCGTGGTGTCCGAGTACCTCCAGCTGCGCAACGCGGGCGGTGGCAACCTCAAGGGCCTGTGCCCCTTCCACGACGAGAAGTCGCCGTCCTTCCAGGTCAGCCCGAGCAAGGGTCTCTTCCACTGCTTCGGCTGCCAGGAGGGCGGCGACACCATCACGTTCGTGATGAAGGTCGACCACCTCTCCTTCTCCGAGGCGGTCGAGCGCCTCGCCGGCCAGGCCGGCATCACCCTGCGCTACGAGGAGGGCGGCTACAACCCCTCCCACCAGCGCGGCGAGCGCATCCGCCTGGTCGAGGCCCACAAGATCGCCGCCGACTGGTACATGGAGCAGCTGGCCACCAGCCCGGAGGCCGACACCGGCCGCCAGTTCCTCGCCGAGCGCGGCTTCGACCAGGCCGCCGCCGCGCACTTCTCCGTCGGCTACAGCCCCCAGGGCTGGGACCACCTCACCCGCTTCCTGCGGGGCAAGGGCTTCAGCGACAAGGAGATCCTGCTCTCCGGTCTCGCCCAGGAGGGCCGCCGCGGCCCCATCGACCGCTTCCGCGGCCGCCTGATGTGGCCCATCCGCGACATCGGCGGAGACGTCGTCGGCTTCGGCGCGCGAAAGCTCTACGAGGCGGACAACGGCCCCAAGTACCTCAACACACCCGACACGGCGATCTACAAGAAGTCCCAGGTCCTCTACGGCATCGACCTCGCCAAGAAGGACATCGCCAAGGCGTCCCGCGCGGTCGTCGTCGAGGGCTACACCGACGTCATGGCCTGCCACCTCGCCGGCGTCACCACCGCCATCGCGACCTGCGGCACGGCTTTCGGCGGCGACCACATCAAGATCCTGCGCCGCCTGCTGATGGACAACGGCTCGGCCCGCGTGATCTTCACCTTCGACGGCGACGCGGCGGGCCAGAAGGCGGCCCTGCGCGCCTTCGAGGACGACCAGAAGTTCGCCGCCGAGACCTACATCGCGATCGCCCCCGACGGCATGGACCCCTGCGACCTGCGCCTCGCCAAGGGCGACGACGCGGTCGCCGACCTGGTCGAACCCCGCACCCCGCTCTTCGAGTTCGCGCTCCGCCAGATCGTCGTCCGCTACGACCTCGACACCCCCGCCGGCCGCGCCGCCGCCCTGGACGAGGCCGCCCCGATCGTCGCCCGCATCAAGAACAGCGGAGCCCAGCACGAGGTCGCCGTCCAGCTCGCCGGCATGCTCGGCATCCTCGACACCCAGTTCGTCGTCAAGCGGGTCGCCCAGCTGGCCCGGTGGGCCCGCGACCGCGGCGGCAAGGGCCCGGCCCCCGCCGGACGCGGCCCGCAGCAGCCGTCGTACGACGGAGCCCACCGCCCCGCCTTCTCCGGCCCCGCCCTCACCCTGCGCAACCCCGTCTACGCCACCGAGCGTGAGCTGCTCAAGCTCGCCCTCCAACGCCCCGACCTGGTCTCCCCGGCTTTCGACGCGTACGGCATCGACGAGTTCACCGCCCCGCCCTACGCCGCCGTGCGCCAGGCCATCATGGACGCGGGCGGCGCCGAGTACGGCGTGCAGGACTCCCAGGACTACCTCGTCCGGGTCCGCGAGGCCGCCCCCGACGACGCGGTCCGCGCGATGGTCACGGAGCTGGCCGTCGAGGCGATCATGCGGCGCACGGTCGACGAGGTGTACGCGGGCACAGTCCTGGTCCAGGTCCGTCGCCGTGCCGTCGAGCGCCGGATCCAGGAGATCCAGGGCACCCTCATCCGTCTGGGCACCGGCGGCGACCCGGCCCACCTGGCCGCCGTGCAGAACGAGATGTGGGTGCTCCAGCAGTACGACCAGGCACTGCGCGAGCACGGGGCCGCCGCCCTCTAG
- a CDS encoding FAD-dependent oxidoreductase: protein MVDADQTFVIVGGGLAGAKAAETLRTEGFTGRVILICDERDHPYERPPLSKGYLLGKEERDSVFVHEPAWYARNDIELHLGETVDAIDRAAKTVRFGEDGTAVRYDKLLLATGAEPRRLDIPGTDLAGVHHLRRLAHAERLKGVLAALGRDNGHLVIAGAGWIGLEVAAAAREYGAEVTVVEPLSTPLHSVLGPELGNLFAELHRERGVRFHFGARLTEIVGQDGMVLAARTDDGEEHPAHDVLAAVGAAPRTALAEAAGLELADRAHGGGIAVDGHLRTSDPDIYAAGDVASFHHALFGNRLRVEHWANALNGGPAAARAMLGRQVTYDRVPYFFSDQYDLGMEYSGWAPPGSYDEVVIRGDAGKREFIAFWVKQGRVLAGMNVNVWDVTEPIQALIRSGAQVDTEALADPHVPLVSLVP, encoded by the coding sequence GTGGTCGACGCGGATCAGACATTTGTCATCGTGGGCGGAGGGCTCGCCGGCGCGAAGGCGGCCGAGACGCTCCGGACGGAGGGCTTCACCGGCCGCGTGATACTGATCTGCGACGAACGCGACCACCCCTACGAGCGTCCGCCGCTCTCCAAGGGCTACCTCCTCGGCAAGGAGGAGCGCGACAGCGTCTTCGTGCACGAACCCGCCTGGTACGCGCGCAACGACATCGAGCTGCACCTGGGCGAGACCGTGGACGCCATCGACCGCGCGGCCAAGACGGTCCGCTTCGGCGAGGACGGCACCGCCGTCCGCTACGACAAGCTGCTGCTGGCGACGGGCGCCGAGCCGCGCCGGCTGGACATCCCGGGGACCGATCTCGCGGGCGTCCACCATCTGCGCCGGCTCGCCCACGCCGAACGCCTCAAGGGCGTCCTCGCCGCCCTGGGCCGGGACAACGGCCACCTGGTGATCGCCGGCGCCGGCTGGATCGGCCTGGAGGTCGCGGCGGCGGCCCGCGAGTACGGCGCCGAGGTCACCGTCGTCGAGCCCCTGTCGACCCCGCTGCACTCCGTCCTCGGACCCGAGCTCGGCAACCTCTTCGCCGAACTGCACCGCGAGCGCGGCGTCCGCTTCCACTTCGGGGCGAGACTGACGGAGATCGTCGGCCAGGACGGCATGGTCCTCGCGGCCCGCACCGACGACGGCGAGGAGCACCCCGCGCACGACGTCCTCGCGGCGGTCGGCGCGGCCCCGCGCACCGCCCTCGCGGAGGCGGCCGGGCTGGAACTCGCGGACCGGGCGCACGGCGGCGGGATCGCCGTGGACGGACACCTGCGCACCTCCGACCCGGACATCTACGCGGCGGGCGACGTGGCCTCCTTCCACCACGCCCTCTTCGGAAACCGGCTGCGCGTCGAGCACTGGGCCAACGCGCTCAACGGCGGCCCGGCGGCGGCGCGCGCGATGCTGGGCCGCCAGGTGACGTACGACCGCGTGCCCTACTTCTTCTCCGACCAGTACGACCTCGGCATGGAGTACAGCGGCTGGGCGCCCCCCGGCTCCTACGACGAAGTGGTGATCCGGGGAGACGCGGGCAAGCGCGAGTTCATCGCCTTCTGGGTGAAGCAGGGCCGGGTGCTGGCCGGGATGAACGTCAACGTGTGGGACGTCACGGAGCCGATCCAGGCACTGATCCGGTCCGGGGCTCAGGTGGACACGGAGGCACTGGCGGACCCGCACGTTCCACTCGTCAGCCTCGTCCCGTAG